In Chitinophaga nivalis, a single genomic region encodes these proteins:
- a CDS encoding M56 family metallopeptidase, with protein MVPVALIYLLKINMALLVFCSVYWWGLRRLTFYTLNRIFLLASVIFSSIYPLISVDDFINRHETLTGEMWSHIPDLNAWKTPSPAGTPWEIVLYLFWVGVSVMAIRFVVQLLSLWRIHRRTVAGQAAGVPVRLLEQGVSPFSFFRHIYINPALYEPKELTAMLRHEQVHVRQWHTVDVIIGELQQIFYWCNPGAWLMKIAIRENLEFITDHSLLCQGIDKRAYQYSLIKVSGIPNAMAIANHFNFSPIKNRIIMMNKQKSSGYQLARYLVLGVLAGGLVLSLNYSRAAAQAVFIPYADSTPPPPPPPPPPPPPPPPPPPAPVRSSKEAKPPVPANAPKPPAPKTGRQVFASGQPLGEPKNQQELLYVLDGVIVERSALNAYESTDRIAEIRVYKGEHITPEMIARYGERAKGGIVFVVLKK; from the coding sequence ATGGTACCTGTGGCACTCATATATCTCCTGAAAATAAATATGGCACTCCTGGTGTTTTGCAGCGTTTACTGGTGGGGCCTGCGCAGGCTTACCTTTTACACGCTTAACCGGATATTCCTGCTGGCATCGGTGATATTCTCCTCCATATATCCACTGATATCCGTGGATGATTTTATTAACCGGCACGAAACGCTGACCGGAGAGATGTGGTCGCATATACCGGATTTAAATGCCTGGAAAACACCGTCGCCTGCTGGTACGCCCTGGGAAATCGTTCTATACCTGTTTTGGGTGGGAGTATCGGTAATGGCTATACGTTTTGTAGTACAGTTGTTGTCGCTTTGGCGGATACACCGCCGTACCGTTGCCGGTCAGGCAGCGGGTGTACCGGTACGGTTGCTGGAACAAGGCGTCAGCCCGTTTTCTTTCTTCCGGCATATTTACATCAATCCTGCGCTCTATGAGCCGAAAGAGCTGACAGCTATGCTACGCCACGAACAGGTACATGTGCGGCAATGGCATACTGTGGATGTGATCATCGGAGAACTGCAGCAAATCTTTTATTGGTGTAACCCCGGTGCATGGCTGATGAAAATAGCTATCCGGGAAAACCTGGAATTTATTACAGATCATTCCCTGCTCTGTCAGGGTATCGACAAAAGAGCTTATCAATACAGTCTGATTAAAGTTAGTGGGATCCCTAATGCGATGGCCATCGCAAATCATTTCAATTTCTCACCTATAAAAAACAGGATCATCATGATGAACAAACAAAAATCATCAGGTTATCAGCTGGCCCGCTACCTGGTATTGGGTGTGCTGGCAGGAGGGTTGGTATTGTCACTGAACTATTCCCGGGCTGCCGCACAGGCGGTATTTATTCCCTATGCCGATTCTACACCGCCGCCACCTCCTCCTCCGCCTCCACCACCGCCGCCGCCACCTCCTCCGCCACCTGCTCCGGTCAGATCATCGAAAGAAGCGAAACCACCAGTGCCGGCGAATGCACCGAAACCACCCGCCCCGAAAACAGGCAGACAGGTGTTTGCTTCGGGTCAGCCTTTGGGGGAACCTAAAAATCAGCAGGAGCTGTTGTATGTACTGGATGGTGTAATCGTAGAGAGGAGTGCACTGAATGCCTATGAAAGTACAGACCGGATTGCCGAAATAAGGGTATATAAAGGTGAACATATTACCCCTGAAATGATCGCCCGATACGGAGAACGAGCCAAAGGAGGTATAGTGTTTGTTGTCCTGAAAAAATAG
- the trpA gene encoding tryptophan synthase subunit alpha, whose protein sequence is MQNRIDQLFAQKQHGILNIYCTAGFPQLNDTLRIMTALQENGVDLIELGMPFSDPLADGPVIQDSSTKALQNGMSLNKLFEQLTGFRERIHVPVILMGYLNPVLCYGIEAFCAKCAEVGVDGIIVPDLPMAEFEEEYKPVFEKYNLHLIFLVTPETGEARIRKIDSLSKGFIYAVSSSSTTGKEKDMSGQQAYFERLEKLQLKNPVLIGFGVKDKATFETATAHANGAIIGTAFIKAIEHSTDISGSVKAFVATIR, encoded by the coding sequence ATGCAAAATCGTATTGATCAACTGTTTGCCCAAAAGCAACACGGTATTCTGAATATATATTGTACGGCTGGTTTCCCGCAGTTAAATGATACTTTACGGATCATGACTGCCTTACAGGAAAACGGCGTGGATCTGATCGAACTGGGTATGCCTTTTTCTGATCCGCTGGCAGACGGGCCGGTGATCCAGGACAGTAGTACCAAAGCCCTGCAGAACGGAATGAGCCTCAACAAACTGTTTGAACAGCTCACCGGTTTCAGGGAACGTATACACGTACCTGTTATCCTGATGGGATACCTGAACCCGGTATTGTGTTATGGTATCGAAGCTTTCTGTGCCAAATGTGCGGAAGTAGGCGTAGATGGTATCATCGTACCGGACCTGCCCATGGCTGAGTTTGAAGAAGAATACAAACCCGTTTTTGAAAAATACAATCTGCACCTTATCTTTCTGGTAACACCGGAAACAGGTGAGGCACGTATCCGTAAAATAGATAGCCTGAGTAAAGGTTTTATCTATGCGGTATCTTCCTCTTCCACTACAGGTAAAGAGAAGGATATGAGCGGCCAGCAGGCTTATTTTGAACGCCTGGAAAAACTGCAGCTCAAAAATCCGGTGCTGATTGGTTTTGGTGTGAAAGATAAAGCTACTTTTGAGACGGCTACGGCGCATGCCAACGGAGCAATCATTGGTACCGCTTTTATCAAGGCTATTGAACATAGTACTGATATCAGCGGCAGTGTGAAAGCATTCGTGGCAACGATCCGGTAA
- the hisA gene encoding 1-(5-phosphoribosyl)-5-[(5-phosphoribosylamino)methylideneamino]imidazole-4-carboxamide isomerase, which translates to MNIRRINVEDTLPLRRDVLYPGLSLNDVKVENDADGLHFGVFEEGELVTVVSLFLGRESAQFRKLATRPGCQGKGYGKAILAHLAAICRQEKLSRLWCNARDTAVSFYEKLGYRQQGDYFIKQGIRFIKMDLSLDMSAMNAKRFEIIPAIDIIGGKCVRLTQGDYNQQKVYNEHPLEVAKAFEAVGVRRLHLVDLDGAKKGAVVNWKVLEDIAGKTGLVTDFGGGIKTDKDLEIVFESGAALATIGSVAVKSPELFFSWVKTYGADKIFLGADVKDEKIAVAGWQETTSLSIFDFLESNIAQGVTNVFCTDIAKDGLLQGPSTELYQKIIARFSQIHFIASGGVTTVGDIEALQEIGCSGAIIGKAIYEGNIPVEALKSFL; encoded by the coding sequence ATGAATATCCGCAGGATCAATGTTGAAGATACATTGCCGCTCAGAAGAGATGTACTATACCCGGGATTGTCACTGAATGATGTAAAGGTAGAAAATGATGCAGATGGCCTGCATTTCGGTGTGTTTGAAGAGGGAGAGCTGGTCACGGTGGTGTCGCTGTTTCTGGGCCGGGAATCGGCACAGTTTCGTAAGCTGGCCACGAGGCCGGGTTGTCAGGGGAAAGGTTACGGGAAAGCGATACTGGCACATCTGGCAGCCATCTGCCGCCAGGAAAAATTGTCACGGCTTTGGTGTAATGCCCGCGATACCGCTGTAAGTTTTTATGAAAAACTGGGCTACCGGCAACAAGGCGATTATTTCATCAAACAAGGTATCCGTTTTATAAAAATGGACCTATCATTGGACATGAGCGCTATGAACGCAAAACGTTTTGAAATCATTCCGGCTATTGATATTATCGGTGGCAAATGTGTAAGGCTCACGCAGGGCGACTACAACCAGCAGAAGGTATATAACGAACATCCGCTGGAAGTAGCAAAGGCCTTTGAAGCTGTGGGCGTTCGTCGTTTACACCTGGTAGACCTCGATGGCGCCAAAAAAGGCGCGGTAGTCAACTGGAAAGTACTGGAAGATATTGCCGGTAAAACAGGGCTGGTAACAGACTTTGGCGGCGGTATTAAAACAGATAAAGACCTGGAAATTGTATTTGAAAGTGGCGCTGCATTAGCTACTATCGGTAGTGTTGCCGTGAAGTCGCCGGAACTTTTTTTCAGCTGGGTGAAAACCTATGGGGCGGATAAAATATTCCTGGGCGCCGATGTGAAAGACGAGAAAATTGCCGTAGCGGGCTGGCAGGAAACCACTTCCCTGAGCATCTTCGATTTCCTGGAAAGCAATATTGCACAGGGCGTTACCAATGTCTTCTGTACGGATATTGCAAAAGACGGACTGCTGCAAGGACCTTCCACGGAACTCTATCAGAAAATAATAGCCCGTTTCAGCCAGATTCATTTCATCGCCAGCGGCGGTGTCACTACTGTAGGCGATATCGAAGCCCTGCAGGAAATAGGCTGCAGTGGTGCTATCATAGGTAAAGCTATCTACGAAGGAAACATCCCGGTGGAAGCATTAAAATCATTCCTGTAA
- the trpB gene encoding tryptophan synthase subunit beta: MDIAINTGNSRYQVDKNGYYGRFGGAYTPEMLYPNVEELQRRYLEILSDPSFQQDFEALLRDYVGRPSPLYFAKRLSEKYNAKIYLKREDLNHTGAHKVNNTIGQILLAQRLGKKRIIAETGAGQHGVATATVCALMGMECVVYMGSIDIERQAPNVARMKMLGATVIAATSGSKTLKDATNEAIRDWINNPVDTHYILGTAAGPHPYPDMVARFQSVISEEIKKQLLEKTGKANPDYVVACIGGGSNAAGAFFHYLDEPEVKLVAVEAGGKGVHSGFSAATTQLGKIGIIHASKTLLMQTEDGQIVEPHSISAGLDYPGIGPMHAHLYETGRAQFLDATDDEALAAAYELSLLEGIIPAMESAHALAKLKNMTLHPEDVVVVCLSGRGDKDLDTYIRHMKK; encoded by the coding sequence ATGGACATTGCGATTAATACAGGCAACTCCAGGTATCAGGTGGATAAAAACGGTTACTATGGCAGATTCGGTGGTGCATATACGCCGGAGATGTTGTACCCGAACGTAGAGGAACTGCAGCGCAGGTACCTGGAAATCCTGAGCGATCCTTCTTTTCAGCAAGACTTTGAAGCCTTGTTGCGGGATTATGTAGGACGCCCTTCCCCGTTGTATTTTGCGAAACGTCTCAGCGAAAAATATAACGCAAAAATCTATCTCAAAAGAGAAGACCTGAATCATACCGGTGCACATAAAGTAAACAATACCATCGGCCAGATCCTGCTGGCACAACGCCTGGGTAAAAAGCGGATCATCGCGGAAACCGGCGCCGGTCAGCATGGAGTGGCTACTGCTACCGTGTGCGCACTCATGGGAATGGAGTGTGTGGTATATATGGGGAGCATTGATATTGAAAGACAGGCGCCCAACGTGGCCCGCATGAAAATGCTGGGTGCTACGGTGATTGCAGCTACCAGCGGCAGCAAAACGCTGAAAGATGCCACCAATGAAGCCATCCGCGACTGGATCAACAACCCGGTAGATACCCATTACATCCTGGGTACCGCAGCCGGCCCACATCCTTATCCGGATATGGTGGCCCGTTTTCAGTCGGTGATCAGTGAAGAAATCAAAAAACAACTGCTGGAAAAAACCGGTAAAGCCAATCCGGATTATGTGGTGGCCTGTATCGGCGGCGGTAGTAATGCGGCGGGTGCATTCTTTCACTATCTCGATGAACCGGAGGTGAAACTGGTGGCTGTGGAAGCCGGCGGGAAAGGTGTACACAGCGGTTTCTCTGCGGCAACTACCCAGCTGGGAAAAATAGGGATCATACATGCCAGCAAAACATTGCTCATGCAAACGGAAGACGGACAGATTGTAGAACCACATTCTATTTCTGCCGGCCTCGATTATCCTGGTATTGGTCCAATGCATGCCCACCTGTATGAAACAGGCCGGGCACAGTTCCTGGATGCTACGGATGATGAAGCCCTGGCAGCTGCCTACGAACTGAGCTTACTGGAAGGAATCATTCCGGCGATGGAATCAGCACACGCCCTGGCGAAACTGAAAAATATGACCCTGCATCCGGAAGATGTAGTGGTGGTATGCCTGTCTGGCCGGGGGGATAAAGACCTGGATACTTACATCCGTCACATGAAAAAATAA
- a CDS encoding TlpA disulfide reductase family protein, with product MKKTFLGAAMFLPAMLFAQDKKAATAGKPFTIQGAVTEQHNPATVYLRMRKAGENILDSAQVKDGKFTFTGNLEEPILASLMLVQKSTDKPVSMGRDMLAIYLDKGNISVNTTDSISKAVVTGSKANDDYKQLNELLREVNAHSRVLETKYRELYAKKDTAGMKALDAEFDKADEEEKKIEKEFLLQHTSSPIAMYLVNQVAGYDIKPTEIEPIYKKLDKTARNSPSGKEFSRRLEAARKTAVGQEAIEFSQADADGKAISLSSFRGKYVLVDFWASWCGPCRAENPNVVKAYDKFKSKGFDILGVSLDDKKEKWLAAVAADKLAWTHVSDLKGWKNAAADLYGVRAIPQNVLIDPKGKIVAKNLRGEDLESKLEEILK from the coding sequence ATGAAGAAAACGTTTCTAGGTGCCGCCATGTTTTTGCCGGCAATGCTTTTTGCCCAGGATAAAAAAGCGGCTACTGCGGGTAAGCCTTTTACCATTCAGGGTGCCGTTACAGAACAGCATAATCCTGCTACTGTATATCTCCGGATGCGCAAAGCAGGTGAAAATATCCTCGACAGTGCTCAGGTGAAAGATGGTAAATTTACTTTTACCGGTAATCTGGAAGAGCCTATCCTGGCCAGCCTGATGCTGGTGCAGAAAAGCACCGACAAGCCGGTATCTATGGGACGTGATATGCTGGCCATATATCTCGACAAAGGTAATATCAGCGTAAATACAACTGATTCCATCAGCAAGGCGGTGGTAACAGGTTCCAAAGCCAACGATGACTATAAGCAACTGAATGAACTGCTGCGTGAAGTAAATGCCCATTCACGTGTATTGGAAACCAAATACCGTGAACTGTATGCCAAAAAAGATACAGCTGGTATGAAAGCACTGGATGCTGAATTCGATAAAGCAGATGAAGAAGAAAAGAAGATAGAAAAAGAATTTCTCCTGCAGCATACTTCTTCTCCGATCGCCATGTACCTGGTAAACCAGGTAGCTGGTTACGATATTAAACCAACGGAAATAGAACCTATCTACAAAAAGCTGGATAAAACGGCCAGAAACTCTCCTTCCGGAAAAGAGTTTTCCAGACGCCTGGAAGCAGCACGTAAAACAGCTGTAGGACAGGAAGCTATTGAGTTTTCCCAGGCAGATGCCGACGGAAAAGCAATCAGCCTGTCTTCTTTCCGTGGTAAATATGTACTGGTAGATTTCTGGGCCAGCTGGTGTGGTCCCTGCCGTGCAGAAAACCCGAACGTAGTAAAAGCATACGATAAATTTAAATCCAAAGGATTTGATATCCTGGGTGTTTCCCTGGATGATAAAAAAGAAAAATGGCTGGCCGCTGTAGCCGCAGATAAACTCGCCTGGACACATGTTTCCGACCTGAAAGGCTGGAAAAATGCCGCAGCAGATCTGTATGGTGTACGCGCGATCCCGCAGAACGTACTGATCGATCCGAAAGGAAAAATCGTAGCAAAAAATCTCCGTGGCGAAGACCTGGAGTCTAAGCTGGAAGAAATACTGAAGTAA
- the hisF gene encoding imidazole glycerol phosphate synthase subunit HisF, producing MLTKRIIPCLDIKDGRTVKGVNFENIRDAGDPIELGALYAEQGADELVFLDITATNERRKTLSELVTRIAHHVNIPFTVGGGISSVEDVYVLLQSGADKISVNTAAFNQPELIDTLAREFGSQCIVLAIDTRFEDGDWYVYLNGGRLKTAVTAYDWAKEAVNRGAGEILLTSMNNDGTKQGFALDITGKLSQQLNVPVIASGGAGNETHFLEVFEQAQADAALAASIFHYKEIEIPTLKNFLYSKGVNVRF from the coding sequence ATGCTGACCAAACGTATTATACCCTGTCTGGATATTAAAGATGGCCGTACCGTAAAAGGGGTCAACTTCGAAAATATCCGGGATGCCGGAGACCCCATAGAACTGGGGGCTTTGTATGCCGAACAAGGGGCCGATGAACTGGTGTTTCTGGATATAACGGCAACGAATGAACGAAGAAAAACACTGTCTGAACTGGTTACCCGTATCGCCCATCATGTAAACATACCCTTTACTGTAGGCGGAGGTATTTCGTCTGTGGAAGATGTATATGTATTGCTGCAGTCAGGTGCCGATAAAATATCCGTCAATACGGCTGCTTTTAACCAGCCGGAACTGATAGATACGCTGGCCCGTGAGTTTGGCAGCCAATGTATTGTACTGGCTATTGATACCCGTTTTGAAGACGGCGACTGGTATGTATACCTGAATGGCGGCCGCCTGAAAACGGCTGTAACGGCGTACGACTGGGCAAAGGAAGCCGTAAACAGAGGTGCTGGTGAAATATTGCTCACTTCCATGAACAATGATGGCACCAAACAAGGGTTTGCCCTGGATATCACCGGTAAATTGTCGCAACAGCTGAATGTGCCCGTGATTGCCTCCGGTGGCGCCGGTAACGAAACCCATTTCCTGGAAGTATTCGAACAGGCGCAGGCAGATGCCGCGCTGGCAGCCAGCATTTTCCACTATAAGGAAATAGAGATCCCTACCCTTAAGAACTTTCTCTATAGTAAAGGGGTGAATGTAAGGTTTTAA
- the hisIE gene encoding bifunctional phosphoribosyl-AMP cyclohydrolase/phosphoribosyl-ATP diphosphatase HisIE, with product MQIDFQKSPDGLVPAIIQDAVTKNVLMLGYMNKEALEKTMAESKVTFFSRSKNRLWTKGEESGNFLLLQDIKVDCDQDTILIKATPVGPVCHTGADTCWDEQNIGNDFLAKLENIIADRKNNPSDKSYTSGLFSRGINKIAQKVGEEAVEVVIEAKDNNDALFLNESADLLFHYLILLQAKGFQLADVLAVLKERHK from the coding sequence ATGCAAATAGATTTTCAGAAGTCACCGGATGGCCTGGTACCGGCCATTATTCAGGATGCTGTCACCAAAAATGTACTGATGCTGGGTTATATGAACAAGGAGGCGCTGGAAAAAACCATGGCAGAAAGTAAAGTCACTTTTTTCAGCCGTTCTAAAAACCGGCTGTGGACAAAAGGAGAGGAGAGCGGTAACTTCCTGCTGCTGCAGGATATCAAGGTAGACTGCGACCAGGATACGATCCTGATTAAGGCTACACCTGTTGGACCGGTATGCCATACCGGCGCAGATACCTGCTGGGATGAACAGAATATCGGCAACGATTTTCTGGCGAAGCTGGAAAACATTATTGCCGACCGTAAAAATAACCCGTCAGATAAATCCTATACTTCCGGTCTCTTTTCGCGGGGGATCAACAAAATAGCCCAGAAAGTAGGCGAAGAAGCCGTGGAAGTGGTCATAGAGGCAAAAGACAACAACGATGCCCTGTTTCTCAACGAATCGGCAGATCTCCTGTTCCATTACCTGATTCTCCTGCAGGCAAAAGGATTTCAGTTGGCAGATGTGCTGGCGGTATTAAAGGAAAGACACAAATAG
- a CDS encoding TlpA disulfide reductase family protein, translated as MKQIFLLATGLLLSIGMQAQVVSGTVKGGNGKMIYLFDDQDNNPDDSVMIKDEQFSFKVKSSKEPTVYALILQEVNYPMLFVTGNEPIHFTTGFTTYPIASEVKGNENTLAMQQYQKAFEPLIKKAQALNASAQDVHPEDEPAKNAFRKKADAFSKEVVTTGTEFIKAHPKHIASIWLLMNELRSRLEPAEFKKLFYSLDKSLQESPYGESVAAYIKSLQANALNVEADDFSQEDMKGKPVKLSSFRGKYVLVDFWASWCGPCRQENPNVVKAFNKYKHKNFTILGVSLDNDRSRWLRAVGQDGLNWTQVSDLRGWGNEVAVQYGIQSIPANFLVDPEGRIIARNLRGEELEQKLEQLLK; from the coding sequence ATGAAACAAATATTCCTGTTGGCTACGGGACTGTTATTGTCGATAGGCATGCAGGCCCAGGTGGTATCCGGCACAGTAAAGGGTGGCAACGGTAAAATGATCTACCTGTTTGATGACCAGGATAACAACCCGGACGACTCCGTGATGATTAAAGATGAACAGTTCAGCTTTAAAGTGAAGAGCAGCAAGGAACCTACTGTATATGCCCTGATACTGCAGGAAGTAAATTACCCGATGTTGTTTGTAACCGGTAATGAACCGATACATTTTACCACGGGTTTTACTACCTATCCGATTGCATCGGAGGTGAAGGGAAATGAGAACACACTGGCAATGCAGCAGTATCAGAAGGCATTTGAGCCGCTGATTAAAAAAGCGCAGGCGCTGAATGCCAGTGCACAGGATGTACATCCGGAAGATGAACCGGCTAAAAATGCTTTCCGTAAAAAAGCAGATGCGTTCAGTAAAGAAGTGGTGACCACCGGTACCGAATTCATTAAAGCCCATCCAAAACATATTGCCAGCATCTGGCTGCTGATGAATGAACTGCGTAGTCGCCTCGAACCGGCGGAGTTCAAAAAGCTGTTTTATTCCCTGGATAAGTCGCTGCAAGAGAGCCCGTATGGCGAAAGTGTAGCCGCTTATATAAAAAGCCTGCAGGCAAATGCACTCAATGTAGAGGCCGATGACTTCTCTCAGGAAGATATGAAAGGGAAACCGGTAAAGTTATCCTCTTTCCGGGGGAAATACGTGCTGGTGGACTTCTGGGCCAGCTGGTGCGGTCCTTGCCGGCAGGAGAATCCGAATGTGGTAAAGGCGTTTAACAAATACAAACATAAAAACTTCACGATCCTGGGTGTGTCACTCGATAACGATCGCAGCCGCTGGCTGCGGGCCGTAGGACAGGATGGCCTGAACTGGACGCAGGTATCTGACCTGCGTGGCTGGGGTAATGAAGTGGCTGTTCAGTATGGTATTCAGTCCATTCCGGCCAATTTTCTGGTAGATCCGGAAGGCCGTATTATTGCCCGCAATCTGCGTGGAGAAGAGCTGGAACAAAAACTGGAGCAATTATTGAAATAG
- the hisH gene encoding imidazole glycerol phosphate synthase subunit HisH, protein MKTVIIKYNAGNIRSVQFALERLGVNGIVTDDKEEILSADKVIFPGVGEASTAMKYLRERNLDQLIRQLQQPVLGICLGMQLLCNHSEENDTPCLGVFDIAVKRFQSPGENLLKIPQIGWNNITGLHSVVFEHVPENAYMYFVHSYYAALGADTVAISNYIINYSAALQKDNFYAVQFHPEKSATAGARIIENFLNV, encoded by the coding sequence ATGAAAACAGTTATAATCAAGTACAACGCAGGCAATATCCGCTCCGTGCAGTTTGCATTGGAGCGTTTGGGCGTTAATGGCATTGTTACAGATGACAAGGAAGAGATTCTGTCGGCAGACAAAGTTATTTTTCCGGGTGTGGGCGAAGCCAGCACCGCGATGAAATACCTCCGGGAACGCAACCTGGATCAGCTGATCAGGCAGCTGCAACAGCCGGTATTGGGTATTTGTCTGGGGATGCAGCTGCTGTGCAACCATTCGGAAGAAAATGATACGCCTTGTCTGGGTGTGTTCGACATTGCCGTCAAACGTTTTCAGTCACCTGGTGAAAACCTGCTGAAAATTCCACAGATCGGCTGGAATAATATTACGGGATTACATAGTGTCGTATTCGAGCATGTTCCTGAAAATGCATACATGTATTTTGTGCATAGCTACTATGCAGCGCTGGGCGCTGATACCGTGGCTATCAGCAATTATATCATTAACTATAGTGCGGCGTTGCAGAAAGATAATTTCTATGCCGTACAGTTCCATCCGGAAAAATCGGCCACCGCTGGCGCACGCATTATCGAAAATTTTTTGAACGTATAA
- a CDS encoding BlaI/MecI/CopY family transcriptional regulator, producing MEKLTQQEEAAMVAIWKAGKGFVKDFLEVHAMPAPPYTTLASTIKNLEKKGYLESRKVGNVYEYTPLIAEEVYKQKFMNGFVKDYFSNSYKELVSFFAKEKKISPEELKEIISMIEKGK from the coding sequence ATGGAAAAACTAACCCAGCAGGAGGAAGCGGCCATGGTAGCCATCTGGAAAGCAGGAAAAGGTTTCGTGAAAGACTTTCTGGAGGTACATGCTATGCCTGCACCGCCCTATACTACGCTGGCGTCTACTATTAAAAATCTGGAGAAAAAAGGGTACCTGGAAAGCCGGAAAGTGGGTAACGTATATGAATATACGCCATTGATCGCGGAAGAGGTGTACAAACAAAAATTTATGAATGGTTTTGTAAAAGACTATTTCAGTAATTCCTACAAAGAGCTGGTCTCTTTTTTTGCGAAAGAGAAGAAGATCTCCCCGGAAGAATTAAAGGAAATCATCAGCATGATAGAAAAAGGTAAATAG